From a single Nocardioides sp. dk884 genomic region:
- a CDS encoding DUF4082 domain-containing protein: MTRSDRHQQAGPAARHRWDRRLAAVLLALGVTATGSLLDPAAGVAAPAPAAALDPAALVPAALATSAASDPCGPAGNEITCENSRPGTSPEVWDDTWGGGSSDIQGFATEISVDVGERVDFKIDTAASAYGITIYRTGYYDGDGARRIAAVTPSAALPQHQPECISEAATELYDCGNWAVSASWQVPETAVSGVYLAHLEIPGTGESSHITFVVRDEASDADVVFQTSDPTWVAYNDYGGSNFYWGGARGRALKLSYNRPMLTRNGPGGRDFYFANEYPLVRFLERNGYDVSYLAGVDTDRRGHLLANHDVFLSVGHDEYWSGAQRANVEAARDAGMHLQFLSGNEVYWRTRYELSADAAHTPYRTLVAYKETWDRGKIDPTPEWTGTWRDPRYAPSAQGGGRPENELIGTLYQVNHVDLAITVPARQGRMRLWRHTSLATLPAGGQATLAPHTVGYEANEDIDNGFRPPGLVRLSTTTGPTPEYLTDFGNTVVPGTTTHHTTLYRAPSGALVFSAGSVQWTWGLDEQHDSPFEPEPADPRMQQAQVNLLADMGAQPRTLEPHLTASTASTDQVGPTVTVTSPEAGANRANGARLTVAGTATDSGGGQVAGVEVSTDDGDTWHPATGTDTWTYAYTQRGVAAETIRVRATDDSAHIGPVVSRPVTVTCPCTVHGADEPAVAASDDPVARELGLRFRADVDGFLTGVRFFQGAGNTGTHVGSIWSAAGERLASATFGSSSATGWQRVDFATPVPVLAGEAYTASYTAPSGHYAIEPEAFSARSWRRGPFTVLGGYGAAPAGVFAAPGVLPTESARNTGYFVDPVFTLTDTSPLTVLERHPRPDASSVPSAAVVRARFSKPVGAASVSLGVVDANGTAVPGATSYDAGSRTATFTPAQPLAGGVRHTATVQATDSAGQQVSGARQWSFTTAVPQGPVGVCPCSLFADDLAPVLPDSGDSAPVSVGTRFRTDVAGLVTAIRFYRAAGNPGPHRATLWSAADARVLAEGTLATESSEGWQTLVLDQPVPVTPGTEYVASYRAPQGRYSVTPGAFAAADLSRGPLRVDAQAGAYTYGTGLPASRSSSSYLVDVVFERTPAAIDVEAQDPVAGAVDVPLTRPVRVWLSTPIALGARLDITVVGSPVAGTTVLGGGGRRLTFTPAAPYPAGADVRVTLRDVVSTEGAVLPTRTWEFRTRDPGVLDPQTIFGDAVPVDAAEDSSPVEVGTVFSPSRDGEVRALRFLKGAGNTGTHVGTLWDANGEVLARVTFTDETPDGWQRAVLAEPVPVQAGRSYVVSYLAPHGHYSSSLGYFSAPVTAGDLTAPAGGNGRYLYGAAGGFPTFSHGASAYFADVEYVPDATVSITARSPAASAVGAAPTVQPSVTLSAPVRAGARLRLFSGGAELAATTRLSADGTRLTAEPAGALPGDAVVRVELSGVISTAGATLADTAWSFRTASATHATTTLLGAATPAVPDSGEPDPVELGVAFTPAVSGHATGIRFFKGPGNTGTHTGTLWSATGTPLASVVFTDETAAGWQVADLATPYPLEAGTTYVVSYLAPHGHYAATAGFFADGWVSGPLSVPAGGNGRYRYGSQGGFPSLSWGATNYFVDVVFRSPLP; this comes from the coding sequence GTGACACGCAGCGACCGACACCAGCAGGCCGGCCCCGCGGCCCGGCACCGCTGGGACCGGCGCCTCGCCGCAGTCCTCCTCGCGCTCGGCGTGACCGCGACCGGGTCGCTGCTGGACCCGGCGGCAGGCGTCGCGGCGCCCGCGCCGGCAGCGGCGCTGGACCCTGCGGCGCTGGTCCCGGCGGCGCTGGCGACCAGTGCGGCGAGCGACCCGTGCGGACCGGCGGGCAACGAGATCACCTGCGAGAACAGCCGTCCCGGCACGTCCCCGGAGGTCTGGGACGACACCTGGGGCGGCGGCAGCTCCGACATCCAGGGGTTCGCCACCGAGATCAGCGTGGACGTCGGCGAGCGGGTGGACTTCAAGATCGACACCGCCGCGTCCGCCTACGGCATCACGATCTACCGCACCGGCTACTACGACGGCGACGGCGCCCGCCGGATCGCCGCGGTCACCCCCTCCGCGGCCCTGCCGCAGCACCAGCCGGAGTGCATCAGCGAGGCGGCCACGGAGCTCTACGACTGCGGCAACTGGGCGGTCTCGGCCTCCTGGCAGGTCCCGGAGACCGCGGTGTCGGGGGTCTACCTCGCCCACCTGGAGATCCCGGGCACGGGGGAGTCCAGCCACATCACGTTCGTGGTGCGCGACGAGGCCAGCGACGCCGACGTCGTCTTCCAGACCTCCGACCCGACCTGGGTGGCCTACAACGACTACGGCGGGTCGAACTTCTACTGGGGCGGCGCCCGGGGCCGGGCGCTCAAGCTCAGCTACAACCGGCCGATGCTGACCCGCAACGGCCCCGGCGGGCGGGACTTCTACTTCGCCAACGAGTACCCCCTGGTCCGCTTCCTCGAGCGCAACGGCTACGACGTCAGCTATCTGGCCGGGGTCGACACCGACCGGCGCGGGCACCTGTTGGCCAACCACGACGTGTTCCTCTCGGTCGGCCACGACGAGTACTGGAGCGGCGCCCAGCGGGCCAACGTCGAGGCTGCCCGCGACGCCGGCATGCACCTGCAGTTCCTCAGCGGCAACGAGGTCTACTGGCGCACCCGCTACGAGCTGTCCGCGGACGCCGCGCACACGCCGTACCGCACGCTGGTGGCCTACAAGGAGACCTGGGACCGGGGCAAGATCGACCCGACGCCGGAGTGGACCGGCACCTGGCGCGACCCCCGCTACGCCCCGTCCGCTCAAGGCGGTGGCCGCCCGGAGAACGAGCTGATCGGCACGCTCTACCAGGTCAACCACGTCGACCTCGCGATCACCGTGCCGGCCCGCCAGGGGCGGATGCGGCTGTGGCGCCACACCTCGCTCGCCACGTTGCCGGCCGGCGGGCAGGCGACCCTGGCGCCGCACACGGTGGGCTATGAGGCCAACGAGGACATCGACAACGGGTTCCGGCCTCCGGGGCTGGTGCGGCTCTCGACCACCACCGGTCCGACGCCGGAGTACCTCACGGACTTCGGCAACACCGTCGTGCCCGGCACGACCACCCACCACACCACGCTCTACCGCGCCCCGAGCGGTGCCCTGGTCTTCAGCGCCGGCAGCGTGCAGTGGACCTGGGGCCTCGACGAGCAGCACGACAGCCCGTTCGAGCCGGAGCCCGCGGACCCGCGGATGCAGCAGGCGCAGGTCAACCTGCTCGCCGACATGGGCGCCCAGCCGCGCACGCTGGAGCCGCACCTCACCGCGTCCACCGCGTCCACCGACCAGGTCGGCCCGACGGTCACCGTCACCTCGCCGGAGGCGGGGGCGAACCGGGCGAACGGCGCCCGCCTCACCGTCGCGGGCACCGCCACCGACAGCGGCGGCGGCCAGGTCGCCGGCGTGGAGGTCAGCACCGACGACGGCGACACCTGGCACCCGGCCACGGGCACCGACACCTGGACCTACGCCTACACCCAGCGCGGCGTCGCGGCCGAGACGATCCGGGTGCGTGCCACCGACGACAGCGCCCACATCGGCCCGGTGGTGTCCCGTCCGGTCACGGTGACCTGCCCCTGCACCGTCCACGGCGCCGACGAGCCGGCGGTCGCGGCCTCCGACGACCCGGTCGCGCGGGAGCTGGGTCTGCGGTTCCGCGCCGACGTCGACGGCTTCCTCACCGGCGTCCGGTTCTTCCAGGGCGCGGGCAACACCGGCACCCACGTCGGGTCGATCTGGTCGGCCGCCGGGGAACGGCTGGCCTCCGCGACGTTCGGCTCGTCCAGCGCCACCGGGTGGCAGCGCGTCGACTTCGCGACCCCGGTGCCGGTGCTGGCGGGCGAGGCCTACACCGCCTCCTACACCGCGCCGAGCGGGCACTACGCGATCGAGCCGGAGGCGTTCAGCGCCCGGAGCTGGCGCCGCGGGCCGTTCACCGTCCTGGGCGGGTACGGCGCCGCGCCGGCGGGCGTCTTCGCCGCGCCCGGAGTCCTGCCGACCGAGTCGGCCCGCAACACCGGGTACTTCGTCGACCCGGTCTTCACCCTCACCGACACCTCGCCGCTGACCGTGCTCGAGCGCCATCCGCGGCCCGACGCCTCCAGCGTGCCGAGCGCCGCGGTGGTCCGGGCCCGGTTCTCCAAGCCGGTCGGGGCCGCGAGCGTGAGCCTCGGGGTCGTGGACGCCAACGGCACGGCCGTGCCCGGCGCCACGTCGTACGACGCGGGCAGCCGGACCGCCACCTTCACCCCCGCCCAGCCGCTGGCCGGGGGCGTGCGGCACACCGCCACGGTCCAGGCCACCGACTCCGCCGGGCAGCAGGTCAGCGGGGCCCGGCAGTGGTCCTTCACCACCGCGGTGCCGCAGGGCCCGGTGGGCGTGTGCCCCTGCTCGCTGTTCGCCGACGACCTGGCACCGGTCCTCCCGGACTCCGGGGACTCCGCGCCGGTCAGCGTCGGCACCCGCTTCCGCACCGACGTCGCCGGCCTGGTGACCGCGATCCGCTTCTACCGCGCGGCCGGCAACCCCGGACCGCACCGCGCGACGCTGTGGTCGGCGGCCGACGCCCGGGTGCTGGCCGAGGGCACGCTCGCCACGGAGTCCTCCGAGGGCTGGCAGACCCTCGTCCTCGACCAGCCGGTCCCGGTCACCCCCGGCACCGAGTACGTCGCGTCGTACCGTGCCCCGCAGGGGCGCTACTCGGTCACGCCCGGGGCGTTCGCCGCGGCCGACCTGTCCCGCGGCCCGCTGCGCGTGGACGCCCAGGCCGGCGCCTACACCTACGGCACCGGGCTCCCGGCGTCGCGGTCGTCCTCCAGCTACCTGGTCGACGTGGTCTTCGAGCGCACCCCGGCCGCCATCGACGTCGAGGCGCAGGACCCGGTCGCCGGCGCGGTGGACGTCCCCCTCACCCGGCCGGTGCGGGTCTGGCTGAGCACCCCGATCGCCCTGGGCGCCCGGCTCGACATCACGGTCGTCGGCAGCCCGGTGGCCGGCACGACGGTCCTGGGCGGCGGCGGGCGGCGGCTCACGTTCACTCCAGCGGCGCCGTACCCGGCCGGGGCCGACGTGCGGGTCACGCTGCGCGACGTCGTCTCCACCGAGGGCGCGGTCCTGCCGACGCGCACCTGGGAGTTCCGCACCCGCGACCCGGGCGTGCTGGACCCGCAGACGATCTTCGGCGACGCGGTCCCGGTGGACGCCGCCGAGGACTCCTCGCCGGTCGAGGTCGGCACGGTGTTCTCGCCGTCCCGCGACGGGGAGGTCCGGGCGCTGCGGTTCCTCAAGGGCGCCGGCAACACCGGCACCCACGTCGGCACCCTGTGGGACGCGAACGGCGAGGTCTTGGCCCGGGTCACCTTCACGGACGAGACCCCCGACGGCTGGCAGCGCGCGGTGCTCGCCGAGCCGGTGCCGGTGCAGGCGGGCCGCAGCTACGTGGTGTCCTACCTGGCCCCGCACGGGCACTACTCCTCCTCGCTCGGCTACTTCTCCGCACCGGTGACCGCGGGCGACCTCACCGCTCCGGCCGGTGGCAACGGTCGCTACCTCTACGGGGCCGCGGGCGGGTTCCCGACGTTCTCCCACGGCGCGAGCGCCTACTTCGCCGACGTGGAGTACGTCCCCGACGCCACGGTGAGCATCACCGCTCGCAGCCCCGCCGCCTCGGCGGTGGGCGCCGCCCCCACGGTGCAGCCGAGCGTGACCCTGAGCGCGCCGGTGCGAGCGGGCGCGCGGCTGCGGCTGTTCTCCGGTGGCGCGGAGCTCGCGGCGACCACCCGGCTCTCCGCCGACGGCACCCGGCTCACCGCCGAGCCGGCCGGGGCGCTGCCCGGCGACGCGGTGGTCCGCGTCGAGCTCTCCGGGGTGATCTCGACGGCGGGCGCCACCCTGGCCGACACCGCCTGGTCGTTCCGCACCGCGTCCGCGACGCACGCCACCACGACCCTGCTCGGCGCGGCGACCCCGGCCGTCCCCGACAGCGGCGAGCCCGACCCCGTGGAGCTCGGGGTGGCGTTCACCCCGGCGGTGTCCGGGCACGCCACCGGGATCCGGTTCTTCAAGGGCCCCGGCAACACCGGCACCCACACCGGCACGCTGTGGTCGGCGACGGGGACGCCGCTCGCCTCGGTGGTCTTCACCGACGAGACCGCGGCCGGCTGGCAGGTGGCCGACCTGGCCACGCCGTACCCCCTGGAGGCGGGGACGACGTACGTCGTGTCCTACCTCGCCCCGCACGGGCACTACGCCGCGACGGCGGGGTTCTTCGCCGACGGGTGGGTGTCCGGGCCGCTGTCGGTGCCGGCGGGCGGCAACGGGCGCTACCGCTACGGCAGCCAGGGCGGGTTCCCGAGCCTGTCGTGGGGTGCGACGAACTACTTCGTCGACGTGGTCTTCCGCAGTCCGCTGCCCTGA
- a CDS encoding Gfo/Idh/MocA family protein — MAEDVGPGAAGEADRPRLGVAVIGAGYWGPNLFRNFSAAPDWEVRAVCDLDAERARDLVGRREEVQVTTVLDDVLGREDVDAVAIATPAGTHHAIATRALRAGKHVLVEKPLADSVRHGREMVELARRAGLVLMTDHTYCYTPAVQKIRELVAEGTLGKILYVDSVRINLGLVQSDVDVFWDLAPHDLSILDHVLPGGLHPLGVAAQGADPVGAGTSCVGYLSMPLADGAMAHVHVNWLSPTKIRQMVIGGSERTLVWDDLNPQQRLSVYDRGVDLVQQSVDSADRRTASVAYRLGDTWAPALPEHEALGAMVAELAASIREGRAPATDGASGLRVLQVLESAATSLRARGALVDVSDGVRPLEIVR; from the coding sequence ATGGCTGAAGACGTGGGGCCGGGAGCTGCCGGTGAGGCGGATCGACCCCGGCTCGGGGTCGCGGTGATCGGGGCCGGCTACTGGGGACCCAACCTGTTCCGCAACTTCAGCGCCGCTCCGGACTGGGAGGTGCGCGCGGTGTGCGATCTCGACGCCGAGCGCGCCCGCGACCTGGTCGGGCGCCGCGAGGAGGTCCAGGTGACCACGGTGCTGGACGATGTGCTGGGACGCGAGGACGTCGACGCCGTCGCGATCGCGACGCCGGCCGGCACCCACCACGCGATCGCGACCCGGGCGCTGCGCGCCGGCAAGCACGTGCTGGTCGAGAAGCCGCTCGCCGACAGCGTCCGGCACGGACGCGAGATGGTCGAGCTGGCCCGCCGTGCCGGCCTGGTGCTGATGACCGACCACACCTACTGCTACACGCCGGCGGTGCAGAAGATCCGCGAGCTGGTCGCCGAGGGCACGCTGGGCAAGATCCTCTACGTCGACTCGGTGCGCATCAACCTCGGCCTGGTGCAGTCCGACGTCGATGTGTTCTGGGACCTCGCGCCGCACGACCTCTCGATCCTCGACCACGTGCTGCCCGGCGGCCTGCACCCGCTCGGGGTCGCCGCGCAGGGGGCCGACCCGGTCGGTGCCGGGACCTCCTGCGTCGGCTACCTCAGCATGCCGCTGGCCGACGGCGCGATGGCGCACGTCCACGTCAACTGGCTCAGCCCGACCAAGATCCGCCAGATGGTGATCGGCGGCAGCGAGCGCACCCTGGTCTGGGACGACCTCAACCCCCAGCAGCGGCTGAGCGTGTACGACCGCGGGGTCGACCTGGTGCAGCAGAGCGTCGACAGCGCGGACCGGCGTACCGCCTCGGTGGCCTACCGGCTCGGCGACACCTGGGCGCCGGCGCTGCCCGAGCACGAGGCGCTGGGCGCGATGGTGGCCGAGCTCGCCGCGAGCATCCGCGAGGGCCGCGCGCCGGCCACCGACGGTGCCTCCGGGCTGCGGGTCCTGCAGGTGCTCGAGTCGGCCGCGACCAGCCTGCGTGCCCGCGGCGCGCTCGTCGACGTCAGCGACGGGGTCCGCCCGCTGGAGATCGTGCGATGA
- a CDS encoding dTDP-glucose 4,6-dehydratase, protein MTASSALTGARVLVTGGAGFIGSHLVTALLRDAGVDRVVVLDSLATGTRANLAHLAENPRLELRVGDVAAPDDAAGAVAEADVVFHLACLGVRHSLHDPLENHRVNAEGSLVLLQAALRRGVERFVHVSSSEVYGTAQYAPMDEQHPTHPETVYGAGKLAGEAYARAHARTYGMPVVVARPFNTYGPRSHFEGDSGEVIPRTIVRALCGLPALVFGDGEQSRDFTHVSDTAAGLIALAGAPDVLGRTVNLGSGAEITVNELAELVRELVGNDGPAAEHLEPRPGDVRRLLVDDARMRALCEWKPRVDLRTGIAELIEWFATREQSPQEMLRRIEDRNWVAP, encoded by the coding sequence ATGACCGCATCGAGCGCACTGACCGGCGCCCGGGTGCTGGTCACCGGCGGCGCGGGCTTCATCGGCAGCCACCTGGTCACCGCCCTGCTGCGCGACGCCGGCGTCGACCGGGTCGTGGTGCTGGACTCCCTGGCGACCGGCACACGGGCCAACCTCGCCCACCTCGCCGAGAACCCCCGCCTCGAGCTGCGCGTCGGTGACGTCGCCGCGCCCGACGACGCCGCCGGCGCGGTCGCCGAGGCGGACGTCGTGTTCCACCTCGCCTGCCTCGGCGTGCGCCACAGCCTGCACGACCCGCTCGAGAACCACCGGGTCAACGCCGAGGGCAGCCTGGTGCTGCTGCAGGCCGCGCTCCGCCGCGGGGTGGAGCGCTTCGTGCACGTCAGCTCCAGCGAGGTCTACGGCACCGCGCAGTACGCCCCCATGGACGAGCAGCACCCCACCCACCCGGAGACGGTGTACGGCGCGGGCAAGCTGGCGGGCGAGGCCTACGCCCGCGCCCACGCCCGCACCTACGGCATGCCGGTCGTGGTGGCCCGGCCGTTCAACACCTACGGACCGCGCAGCCACTTCGAGGGCGACAGCGGCGAGGTCATCCCGCGCACCATCGTGCGGGCGCTGTGCGGCCTGCCCGCACTGGTCTTCGGCGACGGCGAGCAGTCGCGCGACTTCACCCACGTCAGCGACACCGCCGCCGGGCTGATCGCGCTGGCCGGCGCGCCCGACGTGCTCGGCCGCACCGTCAACCTGGGCTCGGGCGCGGAGATCACCGTCAACGAGCTGGCCGAGCTGGTCCGCGAGCTCGTCGGCAACGACGGCCCCGCCGCCGAGCACCTCGAGCCCCGCCCGGGCGACGTCCGGCGCCTGCTGGTCGACGACGCGCGGATGCGCGCGCTGTGCGAGTGGAAGCCGCGGGTGGACCTGCGCACCGGCATCGCCGAGCTCATCGAGTGGTTCGCGACGCGCGAGCAGTCACCGCAGGAGATGCTGCGGCGTATCGAGGACCGCAACTGGGTGGCGCCGTGA
- a CDS encoding DegT/DnrJ/EryC1/StrS family aminotransferase yields the protein MSGSRINVMEPWLGAEEAAAVVAVIESGWVAQGPRVAEFEQRFAQHQQADHAVALSSCTAALHLALEVAGIGPGDDVVVPSFSFIATANAVTYVGARPVFCDVDPVTGNVTAETVEVALTAATRAVIAVDQGGMPVELAPVQELCSPRGIVVIEDAACGAGSTYRGRPVGAGASLTAWSFHPRKVLTTGEGGMLTTGNPSWAARARRLREHAMSISAAQRHGSVLAPAEEYDEVGFNFRMTDLQAAVGLVQLDKLAEMVARRRALAAGYQKALADVEGLRAVADPPWGATNFQSFWVEVGPEHPLDRDGVLAALARSGISARRGIMAAHRQPAYAGRDTGGVPLPVTERLTDRTLILPLFHRMSDSEQARVLEVLTGPAPMRGAR from the coding sequence GTGAGCGGCTCGCGCATCAACGTCATGGAGCCCTGGCTGGGCGCCGAGGAGGCCGCCGCGGTCGTGGCGGTGATCGAGTCCGGCTGGGTGGCCCAGGGGCCCCGCGTGGCCGAGTTCGAGCAGCGCTTCGCCCAGCACCAGCAGGCCGACCACGCCGTCGCGCTGTCCAGCTGCACCGCCGCGTTGCACCTGGCCCTGGAGGTGGCCGGGATCGGCCCGGGCGACGACGTGGTGGTGCCCTCGTTCTCGTTCATCGCCACCGCCAATGCGGTCACCTACGTCGGCGCGCGCCCGGTCTTCTGCGACGTGGACCCGGTCACCGGCAACGTCACCGCGGAGACGGTCGAGGTGGCCCTCACCGCGGCCACCCGCGCCGTGATCGCCGTCGACCAGGGCGGGATGCCCGTCGAGCTGGCGCCGGTGCAGGAGCTGTGCTCGCCGCGCGGCATCGTGGTGATCGAGGACGCCGCCTGCGGCGCGGGCTCGACCTACCGCGGGCGCCCGGTCGGGGCCGGCGCCTCGCTCACCGCCTGGTCCTTCCATCCCCGCAAGGTGCTCACCACCGGCGAGGGCGGGATGCTCACGACCGGCAACCCCTCCTGGGCGGCGCGGGCGCGCCGGCTGCGCGAGCACGCGATGAGCATCTCCGCGGCCCAGCGGCACGGCAGCGTGCTCGCCCCGGCCGAGGAGTACGACGAGGTCGGCTTCAACTTCCGGATGACCGATCTCCAGGCGGCGGTGGGGCTGGTCCAGCTCGACAAGCTCGCGGAGATGGTGGCCCGTCGCCGGGCGCTCGCCGCGGGCTACCAGAAGGCGCTCGCCGACGTCGAGGGTCTGCGCGCCGTCGCCGACCCGCCGTGGGGCGCCACCAACTTCCAGTCCTTCTGGGTCGAGGTCGGCCCGGAGCACCCGCTCGACCGCGACGGGGTGCTCGCCGCGCTGGCACGGTCCGGGATCTCCGCGCGGCGCGGGATCATGGCCGCGCACCGCCAGCCGGCGTACGCCGGTCGCGACACCGGCGGCGTGCCGCTGCCGGTCACCGAGCGGCTCACCGACCGCACCCTGATCCTCCCGCTGTTCCACCGCATGTCGGACTCCGAGCAGGCACGCGTGCTCGAGGTGCTCACCGGGCCGGCCCCGATGAGGGGCGCGCGATGA
- a CDS encoding acetyltransferase, with translation MKSLVLVAAGGLARETLAAVRASASHGRVLAVDDDPRQWGSSFHGVPVIGGLDRVADLLDGEVVVCAGRGSVRRSLVERLTRVGVTWEHYARIVHPSVDIPASCVVGRGSILLSHVSLTSDVRLGAHVVAMPQVTLTHDDVVADYATLCAGVSLGGGVTVGAAAYLGMNASVRQGLRVGAGAVLGMGAVLLRSLPDEETWVGVPARPTAVPHRQDPSAGPVRDRVAGRTGGEA, from the coding sequence ATGAAGAGCCTGGTCCTGGTCGCCGCGGGCGGCCTCGCCCGCGAGACGCTCGCAGCGGTCCGCGCCTCCGCGAGCCACGGACGGGTGCTCGCGGTCGACGACGACCCGCGGCAGTGGGGCAGCAGCTTCCACGGTGTCCCGGTCATCGGCGGCCTCGACCGGGTCGCCGACCTGCTCGACGGCGAGGTCGTCGTCTGCGCCGGTCGCGGCAGCGTGCGACGCTCGCTGGTGGAGCGGCTGACCAGGGTCGGGGTCACCTGGGAGCACTACGCGCGGATCGTGCACCCCAGCGTCGACATCCCGGCCAGCTGCGTGGTCGGGCGGGGCAGCATCCTGCTGTCCCACGTGAGCCTGACCAGCGACGTCCGCCTCGGCGCCCACGTCGTGGCCATGCCCCAGGTGACGCTGACCCACGACGACGTGGTGGCCGACTACGCCACGCTGTGCGCCGGGGTCAGCCTCGGCGGGGGCGTCACGGTCGGCGCCGCGGCGTACCTCGGCATGAACGCCAGCGTCCGCCAGGGGCTCCGGGTGGGTGCCGGCGCCGTCCTCGGGATGGGCGCCGTGCTGCTGCGCTCGCTGCCCGACGAGGAGACCTGGGTGGGGGTGCCGGCGCGCCCGACGGCCGTGCCCCACCGCCAGGACCCGTCCGCGGGGCCGGTGCGCGACCGGGTCGCGGGCCGGACGGGCGGGGAGGCCTGA
- a CDS encoding glycosyltransferase family 2 protein, producing the protein MRLHRPRPLRTTPTVSVVVPCYRYGHYLPAAVASALDQPGVEVEVIVVDDASPDDSADVARSLAAADPRIRVLVHEHNRGHIQTYNDGLDLARGTYVALLSADDLLTPGSLTRAAALMEAHPEVGLVYGFAETFQDEPPALAPAREHWAIWEGEEWLARICARGRNIIVNPEALMRTSVLRQIGGYDPEHPYAADMQMWMRAATIAQVGRINGPAQACYREHGANMHLTQFAGLLVDLGESGRVFESFFDELAADPDRALPRVPALRERARAALAREALQRAATAHGIDGAGPSPAELAAFAASHWPPVVGTRSWQAHERRVSQGLRPGERYLLARAEELRWKVRWRRWRRWGT; encoded by the coding sequence ATGCGCCTGCACCGCCCCCGTCCGCTGCGCACCACGCCGACCGTCTCGGTGGTCGTGCCCTGCTACCGCTACGGGCACTACCTGCCCGCCGCGGTCGCCAGCGCCCTGGACCAGCCCGGCGTCGAGGTGGAGGTGATCGTCGTCGACGACGCCTCGCCCGACGACAGCGCGGACGTCGCCCGCTCGTTGGCGGCCGCCGACCCCCGCATCCGGGTGCTCGTCCACGAGCACAACCGCGGCCACATCCAGACCTACAACGACGGCCTCGACCTGGCCCGCGGCACCTACGTCGCCCTGCTCTCCGCCGACGACCTGCTGACGCCGGGGTCCCTGACCCGGGCGGCCGCGCTGATGGAGGCCCATCCCGAGGTCGGCCTGGTCTACGGGTTCGCCGAGACCTTCCAGGACGAGCCGCCTGCCCTGGCCCCGGCGCGCGAGCACTGGGCGATCTGGGAGGGCGAGGAGTGGCTGGCGCGCATCTGCGCGCGCGGTCGCAACATCATCGTGAACCCCGAGGCCCTGATGCGCACCTCGGTGTTGCGTCAGATCGGCGGCTACGACCCGGAGCACCCCTACGCCGCGGACATGCAGATGTGGATGCGGGCCGCGACCATCGCCCAGGTCGGACGGATCAACGGGCCGGCCCAGGCCTGCTACCGCGAGCACGGCGCGAACATGCACCTCACCCAGTTCGCCGGCCTGCTGGTGGACCTGGGCGAGTCGGGCCGGGTGTTCGAGTCGTTCTTCGACGAGCTCGCCGCGGATCCGGATCGCGCCCTCCCACGGGTGCCCGCCCTGCGCGAACGCGCCCGTGCCGCGCTCGCGCGCGAGGCGCTCCAGCGCGCGGCGACCGCGCACGGCATCGACGGCGCGGGGCCCTCTCCGGCCGAGCTCGCCGCGTTCGCCGCCAGCCACTGGCCGCCGGTCGTCGGCACCCGCTCCTGGCAGGCCCACGAGCGTCGGGTCAGCCAGGGGCTGCGACCCGGTGAGCGCTACCTCCTGGCCCGGGCCGAGGAGCTGCGCTGGAAGGTCCGCTGGCGCCGGTGGCGACGGTGGGGCACGTGA